The sequence TTCTTGAAAGTGTTCTGGAAGAAGGGCTTAAGCCTGAAATATCCGTAAGCCCCCCCTCAGTGAGCTTCGGTGATGTCGCCGTGAACACCTTTTCTCCTGAGGAAACTGTACTGATAACAAACTCCGGCAATTACAGGCTTAATATAAGCAGTGTAATGTCTTCAAATAATTACAGCTTCATGGCTGATATGTCCGGAGGCTCCTCACCCTGCGGCAGTACGCCTTTTACACTTGTTCCGCAGGCAAGCTGCACAGTTACTGTGAAGGCTCACCCCGTGACAGCGGGGATCTTAAACGGCACGCTGAGTATAATCTCATCGGACGCATCGGTTGACTCTGCTTCTGCGGCTCTCACCGTGAACGGAACGGTAACGGCAGCTCCCGTCATTACTGCGGATACCTCAAAGCTCGACTTCGGCGCGGTTGCAACGGGGCACTTCCTCACAAAAAACGTTACACTCACTAACGGCGGTACGACACCTGCCACGGGCATAACGGCATCCTTCACAGGCGGGAACGGCTACACAGAAACAACCGGCTGCACCAGCCTTTCGGCAGGGCAGAGCTGTACCATTACTGTGAGATTTGAGCCCGCTTCCCCCGCCGGATTAAGAGATTCCGTGATGACAATAAGCTCTAACGCCGCGGATGTTTCGGTTGAGCTGAGAGGTTATGCCGTGGTTGACGGCACTATGGCGTCGGAAGTGCTGTTTGAAGACACAGGATTTAACTCCATTACCGAAAAAAGCATAGCAGTATGCGGGGGAGGCAAGGCGCATGCGGTATTTTCCTCCAACGGCAAACTCACTTACGGCTTTTATGACGGTTCTGCGTGGATGTTAAGCAATATGGGAGCCGAACCGGACGAATGGGACAAAGCTGTGATCACAGCGGATTCGGACTGCATGCCGCATGTCGCTTATACAAAGGATCAGACTCTTCATTACGCCCAGAGCAGAACATCCGGCTTCTGGCAGCATTATGAAGTTGATCCTTCCATGACACTGAGAATGGACGGCGCGTTATCCATAGCCGCGGACGGAACGGATATTTATATATCAAGCATAGCTGAAGGCACAGACTCTGTAGTTGTTGATAAAACAGCCGACTTCGGGGCGACCTTCACCAGAAGAACCGTTGAGAGCGGGCTGGCAGGACCTGAAAGCACAATGCTCAAAATAGATTCCGCAGGCGTAATACACATTGTCTATAAAGACAGCGACGGCATTCACTATGCCGACAGCACATCGGATCCGTGGGCGGTGGATGAGGAAATAGCCGACGGCTACAACCCCTCAATCGCTTTTTCCGGCTCGGAGGTTCATGTTATTTATCACAACGGCGGTCTTTACGAGGTTGTCAAAAGCGATATTGCCGGATGGACTTCGGTACCGATTGAAATAGACAACACGCCAATGAACGGCTTAGCAGCTCTCTCCATTCCGGGCGGAATTGAGGTTTATTATAAATATACCGATACTCACAAAATTATGAAAAGCACATACGACGGCACATGGTCGGCTCCTGCCGAATTATATGACAACGTCATACCGTTTTTTACAGGAAGCGCCATGATAGCCGCTTCAGCCGCATCAAACGGCGACAGGATCGTCGTTTATGACGAAAAAGCAGTCCTCTCCTCCAAAAGCTGTACAGGCGGAACTTGGGGCAATTCGGTACCAGTCCAGATGCTGCTGGGCATAAATTCAGCCCTGTCGTTTGATGTGGAGTTTGTTCCGGAAGGAGCAGATTTCTCAGGTGTTCTCGGAGATTTTCTCTACGACACAAGCGGCGGACTATACATATTCCGAATGGAAAGCGGGGGTGTTTCGGCTGAGGTTCTTGATACTCCGGAAAAGTACATTGTTAAGGGTGTGGATTTTCTGAATACCGGCTCCGGCGAATCCGTGTGCTATGTTTATGAAACAGGGGTATCCCGCAAGCTCGGTTATTTTGACGGAGATACATATGCCTCACATGCGGCAATGGATGACTCTACCTCAAAAACATGCGCTCTGGAGAAAGATGATACAGGCGGCATATACATAGCCTACGGCGACAGCGCTTCAAAACCTGCACTCCGCAAAATCGGAACAGGAGTTTCCGGCGGGCTTAACGCAGACGTCAGTGAAACAGGGATGAGCATGAGGTTTCTTCCGTCCGAAAACAAGCTTTATTTCGTTTACTATGATGTTTCAAACGATTACTATGGTTTTAACTATTTCAGCAACACCAACGGCTTGACAGTTGAGAGCGTGTCACATGAAAGTGCTTATGCGGATCTCGCCGTGTCGTCGTCCGGTTCACTTGTTTACCTCTTCGGGGGTTCTGATGCAGCCGGCAATTCAACGGTTATGCTCGCCGAGTGCGAAGCGGATCTTTCTTCCTGCGATACGGAGGAGATTTACTCTCCGGCGGCAGGAAACTACGTGGACGGTGTATCGCTTGCTGTGGACAGTTCGGATCATATTTACGCAGGTATAATTGAGAGCGGAGAAAAGGTTGTTCTGGTTGAAGGTGTGCTGGGTGATACCTACACAGTGCATACTCTCGAAAGCTCCGATAATGTGAGTTCAGGCTCGTATGACGGCATAAAAGTTCTCACAGATCCGGTTACAGGACTTGTATCTGTATTTTATCGCAGCGGCAGCAAGCTTCTGCATGAAACAGAAAGTCTTATACCTGTCCTGAGTCTTTCCCATGTTTATAAAAACTTCGGCAGGATCACAATGGGGACAAATTCGGCGGAGCTTGCGATAACTCTTGCCAACAGCGGCACACAGATGATGAGCGTGGAAGATATAAGCCTAGAACACGGAGACAGCTTTATTCTGGAAACAGAATACGGAGCAGGTTCCTGCCCGCAGGATCAGTTCTCGCTTTATCCGGGTGAATCATGCTCCGTGAAGGTTAAATTCCGCCCGCTCGCGTCAGGCGCTTTTGGCGACAGGCTGGTTGTGGAAACTGACAGAAGCACGGAAATGACGAGCCTGTTCGGGGTGGGGCAGTAGATTGAAATGAGAGGCTTCCCGTTGTTAGGGAAGCCGTTTCTGTATTATATGGCGATGCTTTTATAAAGCTCTATAACTTCGCTGTTGTTCAGGCAGCGTTTCTTTCTGCCGCTGATATTTTTGGCGGCTTCAAGGAGCGCCTTCACTGTTTCGGAAGTGTATTCCAGCCCGTGAGACTTAAGAATGTATTCCAGTATTCCTCTGCCCGAGTGCTTGCCCACTACAAGCCTTCTCTCCATCCCCAGTTCCGCCGGATCAAAGGCTTCGTAGTTGTTGGGATTTTTCAGTATTCCGTCTGTGTGTATGCCGGACTCATGGGTAAACATCAGCTCGCCGATCACCGGTCTGTAAGGCTCAATTGCCCTGCCGGAAGCCTTTGATACATATTCACTGAGGCTTTTTATACACGAGTGATCAAATCCGTCCTCAATACCGTAAACATGGCGGGATGCCATGACTATCTCTTCCAGAGGGGCGTTGCCCGCTCTCTCCCCGAGACCTATGACTGTTGTGTTGACGTGTGTGGCGCCCGCTCTGATTGCAGCCAGCGAGTTTGCCGTAGCCAGCCCGAAATCGTTGTGAGCGTGGATCTCAACATCTATCTGAGCTTCCTCTATAATGCGTTTAACCGTCTCATAGGTCGAAAAAGGATCGAGTATCCCGACTGTGTCGCAGTAGCGGAAGCGTGCCCCGCCGTGCTCCTTTACCAGCTTCGCGTATTCTGTCACAAAATCAATGTCCGCTCTTGAGGCATCTTCGCCGCCGACGGACACATAAAGATTTTTCGATACGCAGAAGTCTATGACACGCCTTATCTGATTCTTGATCCATTCACGATCCTTGTTCAGCTTGGTTTTTATCTGTATGTCCGACAGGGGGAGGGAGATTTCCACCGAATCGGCTCCTGCGTTGATTGATGCCTGAACATCGCTTATGAGCGCCCTGTTCCATGCGATTATGCGGGCGTTTAAGCCGAGATCCACTATGCGTGAGAAGACTCTGCTCTCCTCTTCGCCCATTACGGGGATTCCCGCCTCAATCTCCTGAACGCCTATTTTATCAAGTCCTTTGACTATCTCCAGTTTTTCAGGGAGGGTGAAGCTGACCCCGGGGGTCTGCTCTCCGTCACGGAGGGTTGTGTCGTCTATCACAAAGCTTTTCATATATGCCTCCTTACAACGGGCGTCCTTTGTTTATTACACCTGCAAAACCCGTGCCATAGGTGTTTTCTTGTACGAATTGATATTTATCAGATATTTAGAGAGTTGCGGCACATTGTCGCAACAATGACAAAGTTACAAACATTGTAAGGTTTCGGACAAAGTGACAATTTTATAAGTTATTGATAGTTAATGAAGTGATGTTTGGCAGGCTTTTTGCATAGAGTCTGGCATAAGGAGAGTGCGTTATGGACAGAGAAACAATCAAACAAAAGGTAGAGAAACACCCCTGTTACTGTGCCGGTGCGCACATGAAATATTCACGCATACATCTCCCCGTTGCTCCCGCATGCAACATACAGTGCAACTACTGCAACCGCAAGTTTGATTGCAGCAACGAGTCTCGCCCGGGTGTGACAAGCGATATTCTCACTCCCGAGCAGGCGCTTGAGAAAACAATCTCCGCTTATCACGCAGTTGAGAACCTCAGCGTGGCTGGCATAGCGGGTCCCGGTGACGCGCTTGCGAACCCTGAGGAAACCTTCGGCACATTCAGGCTGATAAAGGAGTTCAACCCCGAAATCAAGCTCTGTCTCAGCACAAACGGTCTTGCTCTTCCCAAATATATTGATCAGATAGTGGAACTGGGCATAGAGCATGTAACGGTCACAATGAACGCCGTTGACCCTGAAATCGCTGTTAAGATATATGACAACGTAGGCGGAGAAAAGGGTATCGAAGCCGTCAAAAAGCTTATCGGCAACCAGATCTTGGGTATACGCATGCTTGTGGCTGAGAATGTTATAGTTAAAATAAATTCGGTACTCATTCCCGGAGTAAATGACGAACACATAGCCGAAGTGGCTAAAACCATAAAGGAGCTGGGCGCTTACATCCATAATGTAATACCCCTGATGTCAAAAAAGGAATACGGAACTAAGTTTGCAGAAATGGAGGTTCCCGAACCCGACTGCGCTATGCTTGCCAAGGTCAGAAACGACTGTGAGGATGCCATGGGCAGCTCAGAGAACATCATGAGCCACTGCCGCCAGTGCAGGGCGGACGCGGTGGGCAAGCTGGGGAGCGTATCCAAAATAGGCGACCTCTCTCTTGATGAGCATTCCAGAACACACAGTGACGCCGTTTTCGGCAAGCTGAACGAACTCGCCAAGGCGGATGTCAGCGTCGGTGTGGCGGAGCTTAAGGATTTCCTCGCAGACCGCACAGTAAGAATCGCCGTTGCTTCCTCAAACGGACGCTATCTTGATTCCAATTTCGGAAAAGCGGGAAGATTTGAAATATACGCTTTCACAGAGAGCGGTTACGCACATGAAAAAACATTCGATCTCGCCGCGGAGATAGCCGGCTCCCCCGAAAACAGACTGGATGCCAGAACATCGGCTATAATATCCGGTCTTGGTATCTGCAACGCCGTTGTCTTCCGTAAAATAGGCAACAGCGCAGCAGAAGAGATGAAAAACTTAGGCATAGCCCCCGTGGTGGGAACGGCTTATAACGTGTGCCTGAAAGAGGCATGGAAAGCGGCTGAAAAAATCATAGCTCCTGAAAAGGCGGAGGTGAAAAAATGATAACAGCACCGGGACTTTCATCCAGAGACTTTAACGGACAGCTTATTAAGGGCACTGTTATAGAGGTGGATTCGGGACTTATAAACGCTTCCGTCCTGATTCAGTCCGGCAAGCGCACCATAAGCATTATGATGTCCGCGGCAGAACTTGTAAAAGCCGGAATCACAGTAAACAGCACGGTTTTCTGTCTGATGAGCGGAAAGGACATAACAATAATAACGGATATAAAGGAATATATGACCAAGCTTCAGAAGAAGAATCCTAATCTGGAGACTTATCTTGTAAAATAAATCTGAGATTTCCTGACGGTATGCTCGGCACACTGTCAGGATTAGAAAGCTAACACCTTTCGACCCTCCTTATGAAAGACCGGAGTTCGCCGCTCCGGTCTTTCCATTTATCGCCGCCTGCCGTGCCGTCCGTGGGAAAGTTTTGCTTCACTGCGAACGAAGTGAAGCCGTCTCACATTCGAGGGGACGGGTGGATTTTCATCACCGCACAACATAGGTTGCCCCGAACTCCGGCACAATAAACTCACTCTCCGCAAGCCCTGCCGCCTCACGTGCTTTTACAAGGTCTGCGGCGGGTTCGTCTATTCCTTCATCGGTAAGCTGGACTGTGCCGAAGTGACCGCCTATGCTGAATTTAGAATTAATCTCCTGATGTATCTGCACGGATTCCTCCGGATTGACGTGGGAATACTTCATGAACCATCTTGGCTCATACGCCCCTATGGGAATAAGCGCCAGCTCAAAACTGCCGAATTTGTCCGCTATCATTTTATCATGGCTGCCCTTTGCCGTATCACCGGCAAAGTATATGTTGCCTGAACTCCCGGTGAGCACAAAGCCACCCCACAGAGTCATATTTCTGTCCCACAGTGTGCGGGCGGAAAAATGCCTTGCCGGAACAAACGTGATTTTCAGCCCCTTGAACTCAGTCTCTTCCCACCAGTCCATCTCCGTAACGTTTTTGAACCCTGTTTCCCGTATGTCCGGCACATTGCCCAGTCCGGTATATACGGCGGCATCGGGGAACAATCCGTGCAGCTTTTCAAGAGCGGGTTTGTCCATATGCTCATAGTGGTTATGGCTGATGAGGATTACATCCACAGGCGGCAGATCCTCCATCCTCACACCGGCATCCCTGACACGTTTCGGTCCTGCCCATGTGAAAGGGCTTGCTCTGTATGAGAAAAAAGGGTCGGTTAGTATGTTGAGCCCGTCAGTCTGTATAAGGAATGTGCTGTGATTTATGAAGGTCACCGAGAGCCCGTCCACTCTCCCGTTCGGGATTTTCTGCGGTGTGCTGTCCACCCACTCCGGCCATTCTGCTTTATTTGAACTGAAACGCCATTTCCAGACATCCCACCTTGAGCGTTCCGGACGGGGATCATAATTATAGAATCTTTCGCCGTCAAAAGGCGCGTTTACTTGTGCTCTCTCAACTTTTGCCGATGCCGAGCAGCCCGCCATAAACAAGGCGAGAAGAATAATTCTCAAATCCATTAAATCCCCCTGAACCGGATTAATAATATATTAAACCTGACTATTTCCGGCATAAAAAGTTTGCTCATTATGCAGATTTCATTTAATAAAAATACTGGACAATAGCCTGTATTAGTTGCTATTGTTGCTTTTGTTCTGGTAATACCTCTTTCCCATATACAATAGTTCTACTGGGGGTTGAACTGTGTTTTATGATGTTTACAAATGGCTTGAACGTTCTTTTTTTAATTCTCTCTCAAAAAAGATAGCGGGTAACCTTATCTTTTTAACAGGCGTTTCTTTTGCGGCGCTGATTTATCTTCTTTCCGAAACGGAAAATGACGGTTTTGTTTATTTCGTTCTCTGTCTTCTGCTTTTTTCTTCTGTTTTTACATTCTTTTTTCTGAGGAGCCTGATTGTGCGTCCGATCAGTGATGTTATTCAGACTCTTGAGGAAATGAATACAGGCTCAAAGGATCTCTCAAGACAGATTAAGTGCGGCTCCATAGACGAAATAGCTGATATGGTCGACAAATTTAACCTGTATCAGAGGAACATAGCCTCAACTGTGGATGATATACGCCGTCTGGGACTCAAAATTGCCGAGGAAACTGCCAAAACAACTAAGAATATCAATGATTCCGCTGATGATGCCCAAAATCAGGGCGAGCTGGCGGGCATAATATTCAACGCAAGCAGCGAGGCGACATCCGCCCTCACAGATATTTCCGTAAGCACCTCCGAAATAACCAGTTCCACCTCTGAGAATCTGGAATCCGTCCGCAGGAGCTATTCAGACATGGTGGGCATTACAGAGGGGATCAACATCATCAAATCAGAGATAGACTCATTTCAGCGCACAGTATCTGATTTGAGCAAAAATTCAGAGAATATCAGGCAGATAGTCTCGCTCATCAGTGATATATCAGACCAAACAAATCTTCTGGCGCTCAACGCCGCAATTGAAGCCGCCAGAGCCGGCGAGGCGGGCAGAGGTTTTGCCGTTGTCGCAGACGAAGTCCGCAAGCTTGCCGAACGGACTCAGAGCGCCACAAACGACATCGGCAGCAACATCAGCGGCATGACGGGACTTGTGAAAAGCACGGACAGCGGAGCTAAGCAGATAGAATCCTACGCCGCTGACATTCAGAATGTGGTCACAGGGGCTACGGCGCAGTTCCAGACTATGATGGACGACCTTGAGAAAAATAACTCAAATCTTCTCCGAATCGCCTCCGCAATTGAAGAACTCTCCGTCACCAACAGCCAGATACACGAAAACGTTGACTCAATAAACACTCTCAGTGTGAATGTTGCCGGGCATATGAAGCTTTCGGAAGAGGCGTCACACAATCTCGGCGGATTTACCGAGGAACTTCTGGATAACGTCGCCTCATTTAAAACGGGCAGCTCGGCAATTGAAAAGCTCATCCGCAGGGCAGGGGAGATGCGGGATATGTTCCAGAAGGAGCTTGAGGCTCTTTCCGCTAAATGCGATGTTTTTGACCGTAACTACAAGCCTGTGAAAAACACAGATCCGCAGAAGTACGAAAACTCCTATAACAAGCAGTTTGAAGCTGCCATGCAGAAAATGTTCGATAAATTCCGCGAGGAACTGGGCTCGATCTACACTCTCGGTGTTGATGCTGGCGGGTATCTGCCCACACACCACAGCCAGTTTTCCCGCCCCATGACGGGCAACGCTCAGGAAGACCTTGTGAACAGCCGCCACATGAGGATATACAACGCCAATCAGGTTGAGAAGAGAAGGGCTAAGAACACCAAGCCTTTCCTCCTGCAAACCTACGCCCGTGACACAGGGGAGCTGCTGAACGATCTCTCCCTGCCGGTATATGTTAAGGGCAAGCATTGGGGCGGTCTTATTATTGGTCTGAAACCGGAGAAAGTGCAGGGCTGAAATATTATTTCCTCCACTGCCGCTTGATTTGCGCAGGTTAGCGGTATACAATTCGTCATAGGTGTTATTGCGAGGCGTATATGGTTGAAATGTTTAAGGAACTCAGTCCGGTTTATCAGGCGCTTCTGGCGACTCTGTTCACATGGGGGATGACTGCTCTCGGCGGTTCTCTTGTATTCTTTTTTGTAAAAATCAACCGCAAGCTTATGGATGGCATGCTCGGCTTCGCAGCCGGAGTAATGATCGCCGCCAGCTACTGGTCTCTCCTTGCCCCTGCAATCGAAATGGCTGAAAACAACGGCGACACACCCGCATGGATACCCGCTGTCGTGGGGTTTCTGGCGGGCGGCGTTTTCCTTTGGGGTATTGACAAGGTCTTGCCTCACCTGCACCTCGGTTTTCCCAAATCCGAAGCAGAAGGCATTAAAACAAGCTGGCAGAGGAGTATTCTTCTGGTGCTTGCGATAACTCTTCACAATATCCCCGAGGGGCTGGCAGTGGGCGTTGCTTTCGGCGCTGTGGCATATGGTCTGCCTTCGGCTGATCTGGCGGGAGCAGTCGCTCTCGCCATAGGTATAGGCATACAGAACTTTCCCGAGGGTACAGCGGTTTCAGTTCCCCTGCGCAGAGAGGGCTTAAGCAAGTTCAAATGCTTCTGGTACGGGCAGCTTTCCGGAATAGTCGAGCCTATCGCAGCCATAATTGGCGTTCTTGCTGTTCTCGCCATGCGTCCGCTGCTGCCGTATGCCCTTGCTTTTGCCGCCGGCGCTATGATTTATGTCGTGGTGGAGGAGCTGATTCCGGAGTCTCAGCTTGAGAAAAACACAGATATAGCCACAATCGGGACCATGCTCGGCTTTGCCGTGATGATGGCACTTGATGTGGCATTGGGATAAAGGAGAAATTTTAATCTAAGTTTATTTATTAACTGAATGTCACTTTTTGTCTTGCAAAAAAGCGTATGTGTAATATTTTGTGACAATATATACAAGAGCAAAACAAAATATATACAAACAGGTGACTTTAATGATTGGAATCGGGTTCGACAAGCTTGACGAACTTACTGATGGTGTATTCTACGTGGACAACAAGCGACGCATCCTCTTCTGGAACAGGGGCGCAGAGGAGATCACTGGCTATCTCAAATCCGAATGTGTGGGGAAAATGTGCTTCGATGATCTTCTGCGCCACGCAGACCATTGCGGGAAGGAGCTTTGCAGGACGGACTGCCCTATGCAGAAAACCCTTAAGGACGGCAAACCAAGAGAGCTTGATGCTTTTCTTCTGAATAAAAGAGGTGAAAGACTTCCCTGCACTGTGAGCATTAAGCCTCTTTATGATTCAACAGGCGCCATAAGAGGAGCCACGGAAAACTTCAGCCTCAGATAACATACAGAGACATTTCCTGTCTGCCAAGCAGTTATAATCCTCCGAAACTTGCGGAGGATTGACTATGCTTGAAACAGTTGCTGTGATTCTGGGGATAGTTCATACAATTACTATGCTTATTTTTGTTCCGGTCTGGAACGTTCTCTCTAAACTCAACAGGAGCATAGGCGGGGTTAAGGACGCTTTGCAGGATCTTAAGCTTCATATATCCGAGAAGTATTCGACCAAGGATGATTTTTACCGTCTGGAACGTCAGTGCGAGGAGGCTGTTCAGCGCGTCCATGAGCGTATAGACGCGCTTACCGACAAACGCTGATTTAGCTGTCGCCGTTGTAGAATCTCCACTTTTTCTCCAGAATAAGCCTTGAGCCCCTGCGGAATGTGAGGTATGACCATGCCCACTGAGCGACGACAAGGAAGCGGTTCTTGAATCCCGCCAGATAGTAGATGTGAACCAGAAGCCACGCCACCCATGCGGTGAATCCGGTAAGGCGCATTATACCGAACTCGGTTATGGCTTTGCTGCGCCCTATAGTTGCCATCTGACCTTTGTCTTTGTATTTGAAGGGTTTTCTGGGCTTGCCTCTCAGCTCCGCGGATATGAGATCCGCAAGGTAATTCCCCTGCTGCATAGCCACAGGAGCTATACCGGGGAGCGGCTTGCCTTCATCGTCCGGAAAGCAGGCGCAGTCTCCCGCCGCAAATATATCCGGATGACCGATAAGACTCAGATCGCTTGTAACCGCTATGCGGTTCATTCTGTCCTTTTCTATTGTGAAGTCGGCGTCGATGGAGTTTGCCTTCACTCCGGCAGCCCAGAGGACTGCTGTGGTCTCGATCCTTTCATT is a genomic window of Geovibrio thiophilus containing:
- the nifV gene encoding homocitrate synthase, whose product is MKSFVIDDTTLRDGEQTPGVSFTLPEKLEIVKGLDKIGVQEIEAGIPVMGEEESRVFSRIVDLGLNARIIAWNRALISDVQASINAGADSVEISLPLSDIQIKTKLNKDREWIKNQIRRVIDFCVSKNLYVSVGGEDASRADIDFVTEYAKLVKEHGGARFRYCDTVGILDPFSTYETVKRIIEEAQIDVEIHAHNDFGLATANSLAAIRAGATHVNTTVIGLGERAGNAPLEEIVMASRHVYGIEDGFDHSCIKSLSEYVSKASGRAIEPYRPVIGELMFTHESGIHTDGILKNPNNYEAFDPAELGMERRLVVGKHSGRGILEYILKSHGLEYTSETVKALLEAAKNISGRKKRCLNNSEVIELYKSIAI
- the nifB gene encoding nitrogenase cofactor biosynthesis protein NifB, coding for MDRETIKQKVEKHPCYCAGAHMKYSRIHLPVAPACNIQCNYCNRKFDCSNESRPGVTSDILTPEQALEKTISAYHAVENLSVAGIAGPGDALANPEETFGTFRLIKEFNPEIKLCLSTNGLALPKYIDQIVELGIEHVTVTMNAVDPEIAVKIYDNVGGEKGIEAVKKLIGNQILGIRMLVAENVIVKINSVLIPGVNDEHIAEVAKTIKELGAYIHNVIPLMSKKEYGTKFAEMEVPEPDCAMLAKVRNDCEDAMGSSENIMSHCRQCRADAVGKLGSVSKIGDLSLDEHSRTHSDAVFGKLNELAKADVSVGVAELKDFLADRTVRIAVASSNGRYLDSNFGKAGRFEIYAFTESGYAHEKTFDLAAEIAGSPENRLDARTSAIISGLGICNAVVFRKIGNSAAEEMKNLGIAPVVGTAYNVCLKEAWKAAEKIIAPEKAEVKK
- a CDS encoding methyl-accepting chemotaxis protein, with amino-acid sequence MRPISDVIQTLEEMNTGSKDLSRQIKCGSIDEIADMVDKFNLYQRNIASTVDDIRRLGLKIAEETAKTTKNINDSADDAQNQGELAGIIFNASSEATSALTDISVSTSEITSSTSENLESVRRSYSDMVGITEGINIIKSEIDSFQRTVSDLSKNSENIRQIVSLISDISDQTNLLALNAAIEAARAGEAGRGFAVVADEVRKLAERTQSATNDIGSNISGMTGLVKSTDSGAKQIESYAADIQNVVTGATAQFQTMMDDLEKNNSNLLRIASAIEELSVTNSQIHENVDSINTLSVNVAGHMKLSEEASHNLGGFTEELLDNVASFKTGSSAIEKLIRRAGEMRDMFQKELEALSAKCDVFDRNYKPVKNTDPQKYENSYNKQFEAAMQKMFDKFREELGSIYTLGVDAGGYLPTHHSQFSRPMTGNAQEDLVNSRHMRIYNANQVEKRRAKNTKPFLLQTYARDTGELLNDLSLPVYVKGKHWGGLIIGLKPEKVQG
- a CDS encoding MBL fold metallo-hydrolase; translated protein: MDLRIILLALFMAGCSASAKVERAQVNAPFDGERFYNYDPRPERSRWDVWKWRFSSNKAEWPEWVDSTPQKIPNGRVDGLSVTFINHSTFLIQTDGLNILTDPFFSYRASPFTWAGPKRVRDAGVRMEDLPPVDVILISHNHYEHMDKPALEKLHGLFPDAAVYTGLGNVPDIRETGFKNVTEMDWWEETEFKGLKITFVPARHFSARTLWDRNMTLWGGFVLTGSSGNIYFAGDTAKGSHDKMIADKFGSFELALIPIGAYEPRWFMKYSHVNPEESVQIHQEINSKFSIGGHFGTVQLTDEGIDEPAADLVKAREAAGLAESEFIVPEFGATYVVR
- a CDS encoding choice-of-anchor D domain-containing protein; this translates as MKGVFRLCFNIIFLSAFLIFSAVSCGDNVSDSETDKVSVRLKMDGLFEDAGRSKRTSVGGHTVSSLYLDVSASGWSGLRLNLTDMLNRNENEVDVEITAGKIYTFAVSAYTSGNVLLCSGSESAMIRANSEVNINLVCALQISVDLSSAKVEGVMNFLDYQSLPSVQTVMQNLTDAIDDGVNLSEVQDAVEEAELAAGSSVRSKNSQSYRNLVAGLKALKQSSAAAFNAFKSMVNALDNTAELKEAASILESVLEEGLKPEISVSPPSVSFGDVAVNTFSPEETVLITNSGNYRLNISSVMSSNNYSFMADMSGGSSPCGSTPFTLVPQASCTVTVKAHPVTAGILNGTLSIISSDASVDSASAALTVNGTVTAAPVITADTSKLDFGAVATGHFLTKNVTLTNGGTTPATGITASFTGGNGYTETTGCTSLSAGQSCTITVRFEPASPAGLRDSVMTISSNAADVSVELRGYAVVDGTMASEVLFEDTGFNSITEKSIAVCGGGKAHAVFSSNGKLTYGFYDGSAWMLSNMGAEPDEWDKAVITADSDCMPHVAYTKDQTLHYAQSRTSGFWQHYEVDPSMTLRMDGALSIAADGTDIYISSIAEGTDSVVVDKTADFGATFTRRTVESGLAGPESTMLKIDSAGVIHIVYKDSDGIHYADSTSDPWAVDEEIADGYNPSIAFSGSEVHVIYHNGGLYEVVKSDIAGWTSVPIEIDNTPMNGLAALSIPGGIEVYYKYTDTHKIMKSTYDGTWSAPAELYDNVIPFFTGSAMIAASAASNGDRIVVYDEKAVLSSKSCTGGTWGNSVPVQMLLGINSALSFDVEFVPEGADFSGVLGDFLYDTSGGLYIFRMESGGVSAEVLDTPEKYIVKGVDFLNTGSGESVCYVYETGVSRKLGYFDGDTYASHAAMDDSTSKTCALEKDDTGGIYIAYGDSASKPALRKIGTGVSGGLNADVSETGMSMRFLPSENKLYFVYYDVSNDYYGFNYFSNTNGLTVESVSHESAYADLAVSSSGSLVYLFGGSDAAGNSTVMLAECEADLSSCDTEEIYSPAAGNYVDGVSLAVDSSDHIYAGIIESGEKVVLVEGVLGDTYTVHTLESSDNVSSGSYDGIKVLTDPVTGLVSVFYRSGSKLLHETESLIPVLSLSHVYKNFGRITMGTNSAELAITLANSGTQMMSVEDISLEHGDSFILETEYGAGSCPQDQFSLYPGESCSVKVKFRPLASGAFGDRLVVETDRSTEMTSLFGVGQ
- a CDS encoding ZIP family metal transporter, whose product is MVEMFKELSPVYQALLATLFTWGMTALGGSLVFFFVKINRKLMDGMLGFAAGVMIAASYWSLLAPAIEMAENNGDTPAWIPAVVGFLAGGVFLWGIDKVLPHLHLGFPKSEAEGIKTSWQRSILLVLAITLHNIPEGLAVGVAFGAVAYGLPSADLAGAVALAIGIGIQNFPEGTAVSVPLRREGLSKFKCFWYGQLSGIVEPIAAIIGVLAVLAMRPLLPYALAFAAGAMIYVVVEELIPESQLEKNTDIATIGTMLGFAVMMALDVALG
- a CDS encoding PAS domain-containing protein, with amino-acid sequence MIGIGFDKLDELTDGVFYVDNKRRILFWNRGAEEITGYLKSECVGKMCFDDLLRHADHCGKELCRTDCPMQKTLKDGKPRELDAFLLNKRGERLPCTVSIKPLYDSTGAIRGATENFSLR